The Fluviicola sp. genome contains a region encoding:
- a CDS encoding tetratricopeptide repeat protein has translation MRFLFILFLLVASSSAWSQASEKYHSPLSGFYKAEDLFEKEQYSAARKEFRLFITDYKGSKNDSYYIKALYYEGLSALELFNNDAIDLLETFNREYPESIYRSNILFQIGRYYYQKKDYKKSIEYFKQLSRSSVDKENQEEYYFKLGYAYFDEKQYPESKLAFYEVKDSTSQYGAPSLYYYSHICYLDSSYQTALEGFEKLLTDNRFNRVVPYYITQIYYIQHKYQEVVDFAPGKVDSLKPAEQVEISHIIGDSYFHLEKYDEALPYLELYNSKSNTTRDDDYALALAYSRTSNCTKAVKYFDRVAREKDVLGQIALYHAGECYTNLGELVYARTAFEAASQLDMDKMIQEDALYNYALLSYKLDMNAYDEAVEAFKLYLEKYPDSKRKPVIYQYLVNVYTSTKNYQKALESLDQLTNKDIKLKSAYQLIAFNRGVELFQKSEYTNAIQAFELVDKYPISPEISAKAVYWTADALFYLKKYPEAIKKYTQFMGMAGSQMSGLRNDAIYNKGYAYLATGEYKQVEQTFREYLSQPNLTELNKKADAHMRLADEYYRNSQADQTINKLAVDNYKAAYNLKQGYDDQALYYMARTYNFMDKQNERIQSLTDLINNYPKSRYMQRAILDIARAYFEEENLDKSERYYKQIISDYPSSNTVKDAYHYLGDIAFKRNNFNQAETYYTKVLNEFTINDTICEREVSSLVSVYRAQRLLNKIETLAGKYSCVDSLTNQVEDEYYRLAFDQYEKSEWEASIKEFDKYLNKYPNGKFYRDAMNQKADALYRLKREADAIAIYQITLAGPNDDYTELASVRTAKFLFNGNQKEAALPYYKRTEEISSNPEYLNNARIGLMRCHFLLENYANAVEYAQKVLGVQQTTQVKLEAEYIKGISLSKEKRYAEAQLSLDYVIKNATTAWAAESKFTLAQNAFEQADYTKTETIIRELLKMKPGYDYWIAKGLILQTKVLLQKKDLFQAENTIKSVIDHYPVKDDGILQEAGELYNEIMQLKTQPKTLTNPSEPTVIEVDEKTGK, from the coding sequence ATGCGTTTTCTTTTTATCCTTTTTCTACTTGTTGCAAGCTCTTCGGCATGGTCCCAGGCAAGTGAGAAATATCATTCTCCGCTGAGTGGGTTCTACAAAGCAGAAGATTTGTTTGAGAAAGAACAATACAGTGCCGCACGCAAAGAATTCCGCCTGTTTATTACTGATTACAAAGGTTCCAAAAACGATTCATACTACATCAAAGCCTTGTATTATGAAGGTCTTTCCGCATTGGAACTCTTCAACAACGACGCTATTGATCTGCTGGAAACTTTCAACCGGGAATATCCTGAAAGCATTTACCGGAGCAATATCCTTTTCCAGATCGGCCGTTACTATTATCAGAAAAAGGATTACAAAAAGTCCATTGAATACTTCAAGCAACTAAGCCGGTCATCGGTAGACAAAGAGAACCAGGAAGAATATTACTTCAAATTGGGATATGCCTACTTTGACGAAAAACAATACCCGGAATCCAAACTGGCTTTCTATGAAGTAAAAGATTCTACCAGTCAGTACGGAGCACCGAGTTTGTATTACTACTCGCACATCTGCTACCTGGACAGTTCCTACCAGACGGCTTTGGAAGGATTTGAGAAATTATTGACCGACAACCGTTTCAACCGCGTTGTTCCTTATTACATCACTCAGATTTATTACATTCAGCACAAATACCAGGAGGTAGTAGATTTTGCGCCGGGTAAAGTCGACAGTTTGAAACCGGCTGAGCAGGTCGAGATCAGTCACATTATCGGGGACAGTTATTTCCACCTGGAAAAGTACGACGAAGCGCTTCCTTACCTGGAATTATACAATTCGAAATCGAATACCACCCGCGACGACGATTATGCACTTGCTTTGGCTTATTCACGTACTTCGAACTGTACGAAAGCCGTGAAGTATTTTGACCGCGTTGCCCGTGAAAAAGACGTTCTGGGCCAGATTGCCCTGTACCATGCCGGAGAGTGTTATACCAACCTGGGAGAACTGGTTTATGCCCGCACAGCCTTCGAAGCAGCCAGTCAACTCGATATGGACAAAATGATCCAGGAAGATGCTTTGTACAATTACGCATTGCTTTCCTACAAACTGGACATGAATGCTTATGACGAAGCAGTGGAAGCTTTCAAATTGTACCTGGAGAAATACCCGGATTCCAAACGCAAACCGGTGATTTACCAATATTTGGTGAACGTGTATACTTCTACCAAGAATTACCAGAAAGCACTGGAGTCTTTGGATCAGTTGACCAACAAGGACATCAAACTGAAATCCGCTTACCAGTTGATCGCTTTCAACCGGGGTGTGGAATTGTTCCAGAAATCGGAATACACTAATGCCATCCAGGCTTTTGAATTGGTAGACAAATACCCGATCAGCCCGGAAATCAGTGCAAAAGCCGTTTACTGGACTGCAGACGCGCTATTCTATCTGAAAAAATACCCGGAAGCAATCAAGAAATACACGCAATTCATGGGAATGGCCGGTTCTCAGATGAGCGGCTTGCGAAACGATGCTATTTACAACAAAGGATATGCTTACCTGGCCACGGGCGAATACAAACAGGTCGAACAAACTTTCAGAGAATACCTGAGCCAGCCGAATCTGACGGAACTCAACAAGAAAGCGGATGCACACATGCGTTTGGCTGACGAGTACTACCGGAATTCACAGGCCGACCAGACCATCAACAAACTGGCGGTAGACAATTACAAAGCTGCTTACAACCTGAAACAGGGATACGACGATCAGGCTTTGTACTACATGGCCCGTACCTATAATTTCATGGACAAACAGAACGAGCGCATTCAAAGCTTAACGGACCTCATCAACAATTATCCGAAATCCCGTTACATGCAACGCGCTATTCTGGATATTGCCCGGGCCTATTTTGAGGAAGAAAACCTGGACAAATCGGAACGTTATTACAAACAGATCATTTCTGATTATCCGTCCAGCAACACGGTGAAAGATGCTTATCACTACCTCGGAGATATTGCTTTCAAGCGCAATAATTTCAACCAGGCGGAAACGTATTACACGAAAGTCCTGAATGAATTCACGATCAACGATACGATCTGTGAACGCGAAGTAAGTTCCTTGGTTTCCGTATACCGTGCACAGCGCTTATTGAACAAAATTGAAACGCTGGCGGGGAAATACAGTTGTGTGGATTCACTGACCAACCAGGTGGAAGATGAATATTACCGGTTGGCATTCGATCAGTACGAAAAGTCGGAATGGGAAGCATCCATCAAGGAATTCGATAAATACCTGAATAAATACCCGAACGGTAAATTCTACCGCGATGCCATGAACCAGAAAGCGGACGCTTTGTATCGCCTGAAGCGTGAAGCAGATGCTATTGCGATCTATCAGATTACACTTGCCGGTCCAAATGACGATTACACGGAACTGGCTTCGGTACGAACCGCCAAGTTCTTGTTTAACGGAAACCAGAAAGAAGCTGCACTTCCATACTATAAACGCACGGAAGAAATCAGTTCCAACCCCGAATACCTGAACAATGCCCGGATCGGATTGATGCGCTGTCACTTCTTGTTGGAGAACTACGCCAATGCGGTTGAATACGCTCAAAAAGTACTGGGTGTTCAGCAAACCACGCAAGTGAAACTGGAAGCGGAATACATCAAAGGAATTTCACTTTCGAAGGAAAAACGCTATGCCGAAGCGCAACTGTCTTTGGATTACGTCATCAAAAACGCAACAACTGCGTGGGCGGCAGAATCCAAGTTTACCCTGGCTCAGAATGCATTTGAGCAGGCAGATTATACCAAAACAGAAACTATTATCCGGGAATTGCTGAAAATGAAACCTGGTTACGATTACTGGATCGCGAAAGGATTGATCCTTCAAACGAAGGTATTGCTTCAGAAAAAAGATTTGTTCCAGGCAGAAAACACGATCAAGTCCGTTATTGACCATTACCCGGTGAAAGACGACGGAATTCTGCAGGAAGCAGGTGAACTGTACAACGAGATCATGCAATTGAAAACACAACCAAAAACTTTGACGAACCCAAGCGAGCCTACGGTGATTGAAGTGGATGAAAAAACAGGGAAATAA
- a CDS encoding helix-turn-helix domain-containing protein, which translates to MKKKMIHEPAACAGRMLAIRDTLELLSGKWKIQIIGTLIFENSMKFMELKRNIPGIGAKMLSKELQELEVNQLITRTVCDTKPITVEYKITPYGLTLEPIIAELAVWGSNHRKHLFSKS; encoded by the coding sequence ATGAAAAAGAAAATGATACATGAGCCGGCAGCCTGCGCAGGAAGAATGCTGGCGATCCGTGACACGCTGGAATTGCTTTCCGGAAAGTGGAAAATTCAGATCATTGGAACCCTGATTTTCGAGAATTCCATGAAGTTTATGGAATTGAAACGGAATATTCCGGGAATCGGGGCCAAAATGCTTTCCAAGGAATTGCAGGAACTGGAAGTGAATCAATTGATCACGCGCACGGTTTGCGATACGAAACCCATTACGGTGGAATACAAGATCACCCCTTACGGATTAACGCTGGAACCCATCATTGCAGAATTAGCTGTTTGGGGATCCAATCACCGTAAGCACTTATTCAGTAAGAGCTGA
- a CDS encoding DoxX family protein: MKKNNIIYWSTTGLFSLMMLFSGSMYFASPEVQAGFIKMGFQDAFRIELGIAKIIGALVLLIPFFKGSVKEWAYAGFGITLISASILHASIGDPAAKIISPLIFLGVLAVSHIFWKKRLQAVN; this comes from the coding sequence ATGAAAAAGAACAACATTATTTATTGGTCAACAACAGGCTTATTTTCACTTATGATGCTATTCTCCGGATCCATGTATTTCGCATCCCCGGAAGTCCAGGCAGGTTTTATCAAAATGGGTTTCCAGGATGCATTCCGCATTGAATTGGGAATTGCGAAGATTATCGGAGCGCTGGTTCTGCTGATTCCGTTTTTTAAAGGATCTGTCAAAGAATGGGCTTATGCAGGTTTCGGTATTACCCTGATTTCAGCAAGTATTCTTCATGCCTCTATCGGTGATCCGGCAGCGAAAATCATTTCCCCGCTTATTTTTCTTGGAGTATTAGCCGTTTCGCATATTTTTTGGAAAAAGCGTTTGCAGGCAGTAAATTGA
- a CDS encoding SPOR domain-containing protein — translation MLTVEQLIGDLLLQHNCVIVPSFGGFVAQRTSAKIDSAKGVIIPPKKSVLFNKQLINNDGLLIAALSQANSIPYSEAAEEVQAHIHEWEARLQMGGRITIDRVGNLFYDQERNLCFEQDRFYNLLLESFGLSSVHFVSVADAQAQESHQAILHVVKAVEIEQKQLTPTSEPSFVLNEEPIVPVLEVVHEEHIQPTALPVKKKSNTWRYVAAACLLPVAFYSFWIPVKTDVLESGVVSFSDFNPFHATKKGTYTLPESNYSFQKRTVKKQLENLPRNVETFSYEMDEDTYVPVSLKKQKAVVKAETPEAEGKQPEVVAEIPKKVVEQPKTNPVPAAPKGGQIIVGSYSDKKNAEELIQLLKTNGMSGQIMETNGKIRVTAGNASQFSQLEPKLKALGIAPWILK, via the coding sequence ATGTTGACAGTTGAACAGCTTATCGGTGATTTATTATTGCAGCACAATTGTGTGATCGTTCCTTCTTTCGGAGGTTTTGTGGCACAGCGTACGTCTGCAAAAATTGATTCGGCGAAAGGAGTGATTATTCCTCCGAAAAAATCCGTGTTATTCAATAAACAGCTGATCAATAATGACGGGTTGCTGATCGCGGCACTTTCCCAGGCTAATTCCATTCCTTATTCAGAAGCTGCAGAAGAAGTTCAGGCACATATCCATGAATGGGAAGCCAGATTGCAAATGGGTGGAAGAATCACCATTGACCGTGTGGGAAACCTGTTTTACGACCAGGAGCGCAATTTGTGTTTTGAACAAGACCGCTTCTACAATTTATTACTGGAGTCTTTCGGATTGAGTTCCGTTCATTTTGTTTCCGTTGCAGATGCCCAGGCACAGGAATCCCACCAGGCTATTTTGCATGTGGTAAAAGCGGTTGAAATAGAGCAAAAACAATTGACACCGACATCTGAGCCGTCTTTCGTTCTGAACGAAGAGCCGATTGTTCCGGTGCTGGAAGTAGTACATGAAGAGCATATTCAGCCAACGGCACTTCCTGTTAAGAAGAAATCAAATACCTGGAGATATGTAGCTGCTGCCTGCTTGCTTCCGGTTGCTTTTTATTCGTTCTGGATTCCTGTGAAAACAGATGTGCTGGAGTCCGGAGTGGTTTCATTTTCCGATTTTAACCCGTTCCATGCAACCAAAAAAGGAACGTACACCCTTCCGGAATCGAACTATAGTTTCCAAAAGAGAACGGTGAAGAAACAATTGGAAAATTTACCACGCAACGTAGAAACGTTTTCCTACGAAATGGATGAAGACACCTACGTTCCGGTTTCTTTGAAAAAGCAAAAAGCAGTTGTGAAAGCAGAAACTCCTGAAGCAGAAGGAAAGCAGCCTGAGGTTGTTGCTGAAATACCCAAAAAAGTGGTTGAACAGCCGAAAACCAATCCGGTACCTGCTGCGCCGAAAGGAGGGCAAATCATTGTCGGAAGTTATTCCGATAAGAAAAATGCCGAAGAACTGATCCAGTTATTGAAAACAAACGGAATGAGCGGGCAGATCATGGAAACGAATGGAAAAATTCGTGTGACTGCTGGAAATGCTTCCCAGTTTTCACAGCTTGAACCGAAGTTGAAAGCTTTGGGAATTGCTCCGTGGATCTTAAAATAA
- a CDS encoding T9SS type A sorting domain-containing protein — MKHLYSLVFVFVTWTSLSLSMAQTIIPTNASAPGVCDGSVTFADAASYSTCTWTWYQDTATVVGTNVQTVSNLCAGNYIFVIDSAGVSMTAIFTIGDPCSNLVLSASTLTNCTPGNCDGAVQLTVTGGSGPYVFSASGAGTQPQALFSGLCPGAYMFSVMDVNGCSTTATAVVVDPSMNPIVPSLTVTNDSTGTCSGSASVSPTGGTAPYTITWSNGAIGNSVYNLCAGNYSVAIWDSNGDSSVSSFTINSPCNNIALTASVTNCTPGNCDGAIQANATGGTAPYTFSVSGAPQSPVSFIANLCPGTYSIICMDAVGCSTAPLTVTVADTSLNSCSGFTGNFTSSTAINGTCTGTISGTVSGGTPSYIYAVDGGLTFGTANTFSGLCPGSYTVVALDANGCTFSQLVTVGDSMITINLAANLTSTDDLTNNCSGSASVSPSGGIAPYAIAWSNGVMGNTVSNLCAGIYSVTVWDQGNDSTTVNFVIADSASTYTNNPYPNGAINDTLYTDLVSNCVIDYNAIDSAALYQAVYSSSNQSLYVTWAVYSPTDTVYISDTLALIGNPGYYNLTISVYCPNKSGNDFFKIEQVIYFDGTTVYFSTLGVDEHLLEQVSVYPNPFNHSISINNKEGVVRSLKLVDLNGRILSEMKQVNSGLVEMDQLEKISSGTYLLILSGSTGSKTYQVIK; from the coding sequence ATGAAACACCTTTACTCACTTGTTTTTGTGTTTGTTACATGGACAAGTTTAAGCCTAAGTATGGCTCAAACGATAATCCCTACAAATGCTTCCGCCCCGGGAGTTTGTGACGGATCGGTAACTTTCGCGGATGCTGCATCTTATTCCACATGCACCTGGACCTGGTACCAGGACACCGCTACCGTTGTTGGAACAAACGTACAAACCGTTTCAAATCTATGTGCAGGAAACTACATTTTTGTGATTGATTCCGCAGGTGTATCCATGACTGCCATCTTTACGATCGGTGATCCTTGTTCAAACCTGGTTCTTTCAGCTTCTACGTTAACAAATTGTACTCCGGGAAATTGCGACGGAGCAGTACAGCTTACAGTAACAGGCGGATCCGGGCCTTATGTCTTTTCCGCATCGGGAGCAGGTACTCAGCCGCAAGCCTTATTTTCCGGTTTATGTCCCGGAGCATACATGTTTAGCGTGATGGACGTAAATGGTTGTTCAACAACCGCTACAGCCGTGGTCGTTGACCCTTCCATGAATCCCATTGTTCCCAGTTTAACTGTTACAAATGATTCCACAGGAACATGTTCGGGATCCGCATCCGTTTCGCCAACCGGTGGAACGGCTCCATATACTATTACCTGGAGCAACGGTGCTATAGGAAATTCGGTATATAATCTGTGTGCAGGAAATTATTCAGTGGCAATTTGGGATTCGAACGGAGATTCGTCCGTTTCGTCTTTTACCATCAATAGTCCGTGCAATAATATTGCTTTAACTGCTTCTGTTACCAACTGCACTCCCGGAAACTGTGACGGAGCCATTCAGGCGAATGCGACCGGCGGAACTGCTCCCTATACCTTTTCCGTATCAGGTGCTCCTCAATCACCGGTATCATTTATAGCCAATTTGTGCCCGGGAACATATTCCATTATTTGCATGGATGCCGTTGGTTGTTCAACAGCTCCGTTAACCGTTACTGTTGCAGATACTTCATTGAATTCCTGTTCCGGTTTTACAGGAAACTTCACTTCCTCAACAGCTATTAACGGAACGTGCACCGGAACAATAAGCGGTACTGTTTCCGGAGGAACTCCTTCTTATATTTATGCTGTTGATGGCGGACTCACCTTTGGTACAGCTAATACTTTTAGCGGACTTTGTCCTGGTTCTTATACGGTAGTTGCGCTGGATGCAAACGGATGTACATTCAGCCAGCTGGTTACGGTCGGTGATTCCATGATAACCATCAATCTTGCTGCAAACCTCACATCGACGGATGACCTGACGAATAACTGCAGCGGTTCTGCTTCCGTTTCACCAAGCGGCGGAATTGCCCCTTATGCTATTGCATGGAGTAACGGTGTAATGGGAAATACGGTTTCAAACCTGTGTGCGGGAATTTATTCAGTAACTGTTTGGGACCAGGGAAATGATTCTACAACCGTAAACTTTGTCATTGCAGATTCTGCTTCCACTTACACTAATAATCCTTACCCGAACGGTGCTATCAATGATACGTTGTATACCGATTTGGTTTCGAACTGCGTGATCGATTACAACGCGATCGATTCGGCTGCTTTGTACCAGGCCGTTTACAGTTCCAGCAATCAAAGTTTGTATGTAACCTGGGCGGTTTATTCCCCAACAGACACGGTTTACATCAGTGATACACTTGCTTTGATCGGAAACCCGGGATATTATAACCTGACGATCTCCGTTTACTGTCCGAATAAATCCGGAAACGATTTCTTCAAAATTGAACAGGTAATCTATTTCGACGGAACAACTGTTTACTTCTCGACACTTGGCGTTGATGAACATCTTTTGGAGCAGGTATCTGTTTACCCGAATCCGTTTAACCATTCAATTTCCATAAATAACAAAGAAGGTGTGGTCCGATCCCTGAAATTGGTGGATTTGAACGGACGCATTCTTTCCGAAATGAAGCAGGTAAATTCCGGGTTGGTTGAAATGGACCAATTGGAAAAAATTTCCAGCGGAACTTATTTATTGATCCTTTCAGGATCGACTGGTTCTAAAACGTATCAAGTAATCAAGTAA
- a CDS encoding oligosaccharide flippase family protein, protein MNPLKKLLGQTAVYGLSSILGRTLNYLLVPLYTLVFKEPSDYGVVSQLYAFVAFLMVLLTFGMETTYFRFIQDHEDRQRIFRNSFLTVILLNVAFFFGMFFFNRGIADLLLFSDHPEYIILMCAIVVIDASSSLPLAKLRAEENARKFAIIQFSSIGVNILLNVVLLLLFFDKQDPSKGVMYILAANLVSSLVKPVMLRKDFTQITFKIDPALLKQMLVYAIPIVIAGFAGIINETIDRIMLKQMLYDPANGFTAKMADAEIGIYSACYKLAMLVTILLQAYRYAAEPFFFNQMKNQDRNKLYVKLMNYFVAMVCIVFLVVSMNLDIFKFFISTKAYWKGLSIVPVLLLANVFLGIYFNQSIWYKLTNQTKFGAYISIMGAMLTITINYLFIPEYGYKASAWATLIVYAFQMVVSYFWGQKHFPIKYNLRKFFLYLGLSILIYFISTKIPYGDHGIIRFVLNNLLIIFFIYIVMSVEGIKLSALRRK, encoded by the coding sequence TTGAATCCGCTTAAAAAACTGCTAGGGCAAACGGCTGTTTACGGGTTGTCGAGTATACTCGGCAGAACCCTGAACTACTTATTGGTTCCGCTTTATACATTGGTTTTTAAAGAACCTTCGGATTATGGAGTGGTTTCCCAACTGTATGCCTTTGTAGCTTTTTTAATGGTCCTGCTGACTTTCGGAATGGAGACGACCTATTTCAGGTTCATCCAGGATCACGAAGACCGTCAGCGGATTTTTCGGAACAGCTTTCTCACAGTCATTTTGCTGAACGTCGCGTTTTTTTTCGGGATGTTCTTTTTCAACCGCGGGATTGCGGACCTGCTGCTTTTCAGCGACCATCCGGAATACATCATCCTGATGTGCGCCATTGTAGTGATTGATGCTTCATCCAGCTTGCCCCTGGCGAAATTGCGGGCAGAGGAAAATGCCCGGAAATTTGCCATCATTCAATTTTCGTCAATAGGAGTAAACATCCTGTTGAATGTAGTTTTGCTGCTGTTGTTTTTCGATAAGCAAGACCCTTCAAAAGGAGTGATGTATATCCTGGCCGCCAACCTGGTTTCAAGCCTGGTTAAACCGGTTATGCTTCGCAAGGATTTCACCCAAATTACCTTTAAGATTGATCCTGCGCTGCTAAAGCAAATGCTGGTTTACGCCATCCCGATTGTAATTGCAGGGTTTGCAGGAATTATCAACGAAACGATCGACCGGATCATGCTGAAGCAAATGCTGTACGATCCTGCCAACGGTTTTACGGCGAAAATGGCGGATGCGGAAATCGGTATTTACAGCGCCTGCTACAAACTAGCCATGTTGGTTACGATCCTTTTGCAGGCGTATCGTTATGCTGCCGAACCGTTTTTCTTTAACCAAATGAAGAACCAGGACCGCAATAAATTGTACGTCAAACTGATGAACTACTTTGTTGCAATGGTCTGCATTGTGTTTTTGGTGGTTTCCATGAACCTGGATATTTTCAAATTTTTCATTTCCACCAAAGCCTATTGGAAAGGGCTTTCCATTGTGCCGGTTCTGTTGCTGGCAAACGTTTTCCTCGGAATTTATTTCAACCAAAGCATCTGGTACAAGCTGACGAATCAAACCAAATTCGGGGCGTATATTTCCATCATGGGAGCCATGCTTACAATCACCATTAACTACCTGTTTATTCCCGAATACGGATACAAAGCCAGTGCGTGGGCAACATTGATTGTTTATGCATTCCAAATGGTGGTTTCGTATTTCTGGGGACAAAAACACTTCCCGATCAAGTACAACCTGCGCAAGTTTTTCCTGTACCTGGGATTGAGTATTCTGATCTATTTTATTTCCACCAAAATTCCTTACGGGGATCACGGAATCATCCGGTTTGTATTGAACAATCTGCTGATCATTTTCTTCATTTACATCGTAATGTCGGTAGAAGGAATCAAACTTTCGGCACTGCGCAGGAAATAA
- a CDS encoding enoyl-CoA hydratase-related protein, producing the protein MTYENILVSQNGHVQTITINRPSQLNALNKQTITELNYALSAANEDAGTGVVILTGSGEKAFVAGADIKEFADFSIEKGRELAAQGQQLLFSFIENMTTPVIAAVNGFALGGGLELAMASHIRIASANAKMGLPEVSLGVIPGYGGTQRLAQLVGRGKANELIFTAGMIGADEAKSWGLVNHVCEPEELMDLANELAGKILKNSGTAIASAIRAVNALYSEGGQKGFDKEVEEFGLCFGTADFKEGTTAFIEKRKPNFRG; encoded by the coding sequence ATGACTTACGAAAATATCTTAGTGTCACAAAACGGACACGTCCAAACCATTACGATTAATCGTCCAAGCCAATTAAATGCGCTAAACAAACAAACCATTACCGAATTGAATTACGCCCTGAGTGCAGCAAACGAAGATGCAGGAACAGGAGTTGTCATTCTTACAGGATCGGGTGAAAAAGCATTTGTTGCAGGTGCGGATATCAAAGAATTTGCAGATTTTTCCATTGAAAAAGGCCGTGAACTGGCTGCTCAGGGACAACAGTTGTTATTCTCTTTTATTGAGAACATGACTACGCCGGTTATTGCTGCCGTAAACGGGTTTGCATTAGGTGGCGGATTGGAGTTGGCGATGGCTTCTCACATCCGCATTGCTTCGGCAAATGCAAAAATGGGACTACCTGAAGTTTCGTTGGGGGTAATTCCGGGATACGGTGGAACACAGCGTTTGGCACAATTGGTAGGTCGCGGAAAAGCAAACGAATTAATTTTTACTGCCGGAATGATCGGTGCGGATGAAGCAAAATCCTGGGGCCTGGTAAATCACGTTTGCGAGCCGGAAGAGTTGATGGACCTGGCAAATGAATTGGCCGGAAAAATCCTGAAAAACTCCGGAACTGCTATCGCTTCGGCTATCCGTGCGGTAAATGCTTTGTACAGTGAGGGCGGACAAAAAGGCTTTGATAAAGAAGTGGAGGAATTCGGCCTGTGTTTCGGAACAGCTGATTTCAAGGAAGGAACCACAGCATTCATCGAAAAAAGAAAACCAAACTTCAGAGGATAA
- the hemJ gene encoding protoporphyrinogen oxidase HemJ yields the protein MNFLIEHYSVWKALHIIFVVSWFAGLFYMVRLFIYHTEANTRPEDEKRVLQDQFNIMQNRLWYIITTPAMIGTVLFGTLMLTANPALLKMPWMHIKLTFVAVLLVYHFICQGIMNRLKNGSSKWTSGHLRMWNEVATLLLVAIVFLVILKTSLGWLGGVIGFFGVGIALMMGIRLYKKLRKN from the coding sequence ATGAATTTTTTAATTGAACATTACTCCGTTTGGAAAGCACTGCACATCATTTTTGTGGTGAGCTGGTTTGCCGGGTTGTTCTACATGGTACGATTGTTTATCTATCATACGGAAGCCAATACAAGACCGGAGGATGAAAAACGGGTGTTGCAGGATCAATTCAACATCATGCAAAACCGCTTGTGGTACATCATCACTACTCCGGCTATGATTGGTACGGTTCTTTTCGGAACACTCATGCTTACAGCGAATCCTGCGTTATTGAAAATGCCCTGGATGCATATCAAACTGACTTTCGTTGCGGTTTTATTGGTTTATCATTTTATCTGCCAGGGAATTATGAACCGCCTGAAGAATGGTTCTTCCAAATGGACTTCCGGGCATTTGCGTATGTGGAATGAAGTAGCAACCTTGCTTTTGGTGGCGATCGTTTTCCTCGTTATCCTGAAAACAAGCTTAGGCTGGCTCGGCGGAGTCATCGGATTCTTCGGAGTGGGAATTGCCCTGATGATGGGAATCAGGTTGTATAAGAAATTGCGGAAGAATTGA